A single window of Plasmodium reichenowi strain SY57 chromosome 14, whole genome shotgun sequence DNA harbors:
- a CDS encoding 26S proteasome regulatory subunit RPN6, putative, giving the protein MDNFDEIERGYKEIEDEIIKTIEDLCGGNYLKIKDEIIMPHMSDELINKIKILNKHINDKSNEELFEKRVTNEKVMQINDKLIYLLCDYYINKKEIDKLIEFTTSNENYFNILPQAKTAKLIRNIVEKISKKIRNISILYIIFKKYMNWAYEKKRNFLRCRIEVKIIILYIIKQKYKTALSLIDRLLKEVKKVDDKTLLLELYIVQTKIYMLLKNSTKMKASLTFAKNIANTINTAIYINSEIDLLSGILFIYEKDYKSAYIYLYECYETLYTYIYNSHNNTMDFLSKKHNDFYSIIIHNIINTSTISSQNKTKSISQISPFLLSFYTFYEYYDTNNSILSLDEMNIISNNVNLIYSDVICKISSSYEELEQDKMYCVTNPIEPNYELIQKLSIDNYGNLIEAKLDTKASTLNRENENIDLKNDNNKNKNNNNNNSNNNNNNNNNNNNSSSSSNTFCSSFFILPHNNNAKVVGNFGLNLNIENVKIIIPLKYMLLCKVLEENNRKEINNILCENNKLNYVSHKEIQILLDISKSYENRSLDIFEKIIKNSLFIINIDKVIYNYLKELYELLLEKNILKIIEAYSCIDLHYIGQKLNLDINKIISKLSEMILDKKLNGTLDQNVGILILYDDMPETKMYQNVLDIINNLTESVDILYEKAQLTI; this is encoded by the coding sequence ATGGATAACTTTGATGAAATCGAAAGAGGTTACAAAGAAATAGAagatgaaataataaaaacgATTGAGGATTTATGCGGTGGTAATTACTTAAAGATTAAGGATGAGATAATTATGCCACATATGAGCGATGAGTTGATTaataagataaaaatattgaataagcatataaatgataagaGTAACGAAGAATTATTTGAGAAAAGGGTTACGAATGAGAAGGTGATGCAAATAAATGACAAgttgatatatttattatgtgattattatattaataagaaAGAGATTGATAAATTGATTGAGTTTACTACAAGTAATGagaattattttaatatattaccACAAGCAAAAACGGCTAAATTGATTAGGAATATTGTTGAGAAGATATCTAAAAAGATACGTAATATtagtatattatatataatttttaagaAGTATATGAATTGGGCTTATGagaagaaaagaaattttttaaGATGTAGAATAgaagtaaaaataataatattatatataataaaacagAAATATAAAACGGCTTTAAGTTTGATTGATAgattattaaaagaagTAAAGAAAGTTGATGATAAAACTTTATTGttagaattatatatagttcaaacaaaaatatatatgttattaaaGAATTCAACAAAAATGAAGGCATCCTTAACATTTGCCAAAAATATAGCGAATACAATAAACACGgctatatatataaatagtgAAATAGATTTATTATCAggtattttatttatatatgagAAAGATTATAAGAGtgcttatatatatttatatgaatgttatgaaacattatatacatatatatataatagtcataataatacaatGGATTTCTTAAGTAAGAAACATAATGATTTTTATtctataataatacataatattattaatacaaGTACCATATCTTCtcaaaataaaacaaaaagtATAAGTCAAATAAGTCCCTtcttattatcattttatactttttatgaatattatgataCGAACAATAGTATATTATCTTTGGATgaaatgaatattatttcaaataatgtaaatttaatatatagtGATGTGATCTGTAAAATATCATCATCTTATGAAGAATTAGAACAAGATAAAATGTATTGCGTAACAAATCCGATAGAACCAAATTATGAattaatacaaaaattGAGTATAGACAATTATGGAAATTTAATAGAAGCAAAGCTGGATACAAAAGCAAGTACGTTAAATAGagaaaatgaaaacatTGATctaaaaaatgataataataaaaataaaaataataacaacaacaacagtaataataacaacaacaataataataataataataatagtagtagtagtagtaataCTTTTTGTagttctttttttattttgccacataataataatgcCAAAGTTGTAGGCAATTTTGGTCTTAACCtaaatattgaaaatgTGAAAATTATCATACCCTTAAAATATATGCTCTTATGTAAAGTAttagaagaaaataatagaaaagaaataaataatatattgtgtgaaaataataaactAAATTATGTATCTCATAAAGAAATACAAATTTTATTAGATATATCAAAATCATATGAAAATAGATCATTAGATATATTTgagaaaataataaaaaatagcttattcattattaatatagataaagtaatttataattatctaaaagaattatatgaacttttattagaaaaaaatatattaaaaattattgaGGCTTATAGTTGTATTGATTTACATTATATAGGACAAAAATTGAATTTggatattaataaaattatttcaaAATTATCAGAAATGATTTTAGATAAAAAGCTAAATGGTACTCTTGATCAAAATGTTGgaatattaattttatatgacGATATGCCAGAAACAAAGATGTATCAAAATGTTttagatataataaataatttaacTGAGTCTGTAgacatattatatgaaaaggCTCAGTTGAccatataa